In Kogia breviceps isolate mKogBre1 chromosome 7, mKogBre1 haplotype 1, whole genome shotgun sequence, a single window of DNA contains:
- the MUS81 gene encoding crossover junction endonuclease MUS81 isoform X3 — MAAPVRLGRKRPLPVCANPLFVRWLTEWRDEAASRGRRTQFVFQKALRSLRRYPLPLHSGKEAKILQHFGDGLCRMLDRRLQQHKASGGDHAPCSPPGAKSPARERPAKVQDPYMPGPTQLKAGGSGKYWPARHSGARAVLLLLYREHLNPSSHGFLTKEELLQRCAQKAPRVAPGSARPWPALRSLLHRNLVLRTQQPVSGASEGNIQQPPLELGPGEYRVLLCVDVGETKGAGPRSELLRELQRLHVTHTVRKLHVGDFVWVAQEISPRDPARPGELVLDHVVERKRLDDLCSSIIDGRFREQKFRLKRCGLGRRVYLVEEHGSVRNLSLPEGTLLQAVTNTQVIDGFFVKRTADIKESAAYLALLTRGLQRLYQGHTLHSRPWGTPADPESRAGSSPNPLCSLLTFNDFNAGAIKNKAQSVREVFARQLMQVHRVSGEKAAALVDQYSTPASLLAAYDACATPKEKEMLLSTIKCGPLQRNLGPALSRTLSQLYCSHGPLT, encoded by the exons ATGGCAGCGCCGGTCCGCCTGGGCCGGAAACGACCGCTGCCCGTTTGCGCCAACCCGCTCTTCGTACGCTGGCTGACCGAGTGGCGGGACGAGGCAGCCAGCAGAGGGCGCCGCACGCAATTCGTGTTTCAGAAG GCACTGCGATCCCTACGGCGGTACCCACTGCCCCTGCACAGCGGCAAGGAAGCTAAGATCCTACAGCACTTCGGAGACGGGCTCTGCCGGATGCTGGACCGGCGGCTGCAGCAGCACAAGGCATCAGGTG GTGACCACGCCCCATGTTCACCACCTGGAGCGAAGAGTCCAGCCCGGGAAAGGCCTGCCAAAGTCCAGGATCCTTACATGCCA GGTCCAACGCAGCTCAAAGCAGGAGGCTCTGGCAAGTATTGGCCAGCTCGGCACTCGGGAGCTAGAGCAGTACTGCTGCTGCTGTACCGGGAACACCTG AATCCTAGCAGCCACGGCTTCCTAACCAAGGAGGAGCTGCTGCAGAGGTGTGCCCAGAAGGCTCCAAGG GTGGCCCCTGGAAGTGCTCGGCCCTGGCCAGCCCTCCGCTCCCTCCTCCACAGGAACCTGGTCCTCAGGACGCAGCAGCCAGTTAG TGGCGCCAGCGAAGGGAACATCCAGCAGCCACCGCTGGAGCTGGGGCCTGGAGAGTACAGGGTGCTGTTGTGCGTGGACGTTGGCGAGACCAAGGG GGCGGGACCCAGGTCAGAGCTGCTCCGAGAGCTACAGCGGCTGCACGTGACCCACACGGTGCGCAAGCTGCACGTCGGGGACTTCGTGTGGGTGGCCCAAGAGATCAGTCCCAGGGACCCGG CACGACCTGGAGAACTAGTCCTGGACCACGTCGTGGAGCGAAAGCGGCTGGATGACCTGTGCAGCAGCATTATCGATGGCCGCTTCCGGGAGCAGAAG TTCCGGCTGAAGCGCTGCGGCCTGGGGCGTCGAGTATACCTGGTGGAGGAGCACGGCTCAGTGCGTAACCTCAGCCTTCCCGAGGGCACGCTGCTGCAGGCTGTCACCAACACTCAG GTCATCGATGGCTTCTTTGTGAAACGCACAGCAGATATTAAGGAGTCAGCAGCCTACCTGGCCCTGTTGACAAGGGGCCTGCAGAGACTCTACCAG GGCCACACCCTCCACAGTCGCCCCTGGGGAACCCCAGCGGACCCTGAATCGAGGGCTGGGTCCTCCCCAAACCCTCTCTGCTCGCTCCTCACCTTCAATGACTTCAACGCGGGAGCCATCAAGAACAAG GCCCAGTCTGTGCGGGAGGTGTTTGCCAGACAGCTGATGCAGGTGCACAGAGTGAGTGGGGAGAAGGCAGCAGCCCTGGTAGATCAGTACAGCACCCCTGCCAG
- the MUS81 gene encoding crossover junction endonuclease MUS81 isoform X2 yields MAAPVRLGRKRPLPVCANPLFVRWLTEWRDEAASRGRRTQFVFQKALRSLRRYPLPLHSGKEAKILQHFGDGLCRMLDRRLQQHKASGDHAPCSPPGAKSPARERPAKVQDPYMPGPTQLKAGGSGKYWPARHSGARAVLLLLYREHLNPSSHGFLTKEELLQRCAQKAPRVAPGSARPWPALRSLLHRNLVLRTQQPVRYSLTPEGLELAQTLAESEGLSLLNVGSGPEEPPGEEPAVPGAASAELGASEGNIQQPPLELGPGEYRVLLCVDVGETKGAGPRSELLRELQRLHVTHTVRKLHVGDFVWVAQEISPRDPARPGELVLDHVVERKRLDDLCSSIIDGRFREQKFRLKRCGLGRRVYLVEEHGSVRNLSLPEGTLLQAVTNTQVIDGFFVKRTADIKESAAYLALLTRGLQRLYQGHTLHSRPWGTPADPESRAGSSPNPLCSLLTFNDFNAGAIKNKAQSVREVFARQLMQVHRVSGEKAAALVDQYSTPASLLAAYDACATPKEKEMLLSTIKCGPLQRNLGPALSRTLSQLYCSHGPLT; encoded by the exons ATGGCAGCGCCGGTCCGCCTGGGCCGGAAACGACCGCTGCCCGTTTGCGCCAACCCGCTCTTCGTACGCTGGCTGACCGAGTGGCGGGACGAGGCAGCCAGCAGAGGGCGCCGCACGCAATTCGTGTTTCAGAAG GCACTGCGATCCCTACGGCGGTACCCACTGCCCCTGCACAGCGGCAAGGAAGCTAAGATCCTACAGCACTTCGGAGACGGGCTCTGCCGGATGCTGGACCGGCGGCTGCAGCAGCACAAGGCATCAG GTGACCACGCCCCATGTTCACCACCTGGAGCGAAGAGTCCAGCCCGGGAAAGGCCTGCCAAAGTCCAGGATCCTTACATGCCA GGTCCAACGCAGCTCAAAGCAGGAGGCTCTGGCAAGTATTGGCCAGCTCGGCACTCGGGAGCTAGAGCAGTACTGCTGCTGCTGTACCGGGAACACCTG AATCCTAGCAGCCACGGCTTCCTAACCAAGGAGGAGCTGCTGCAGAGGTGTGCCCAGAAGGCTCCAAGG GTGGCCCCTGGAAGTGCTCGGCCCTGGCCAGCCCTCCGCTCCCTCCTCCACAGGAACCTGGTCCTCAGGACGCAGCAGCCAGTTAG GTACTCACTGACCCCAGAGGGTCTGGAGCTGGCCCAGACGCTGGCTGAGTCGGAGGGCCTGAGCTTGTTGAACGTGGGCAGCGGGCCAGAGGAGCCCCCTGGGGAGGAGCCTGCGGTGCCAGGAGCGGCCTCAGCTGAGCT TGGCGCCAGCGAAGGGAACATCCAGCAGCCACCGCTGGAGCTGGGGCCTGGAGAGTACAGGGTGCTGTTGTGCGTGGACGTTGGCGAGACCAAGGG GGCGGGACCCAGGTCAGAGCTGCTCCGAGAGCTACAGCGGCTGCACGTGACCCACACGGTGCGCAAGCTGCACGTCGGGGACTTCGTGTGGGTGGCCCAAGAGATCAGTCCCAGGGACCCGG CACGACCTGGAGAACTAGTCCTGGACCACGTCGTGGAGCGAAAGCGGCTGGATGACCTGTGCAGCAGCATTATCGATGGCCGCTTCCGGGAGCAGAAG TTCCGGCTGAAGCGCTGCGGCCTGGGGCGTCGAGTATACCTGGTGGAGGAGCACGGCTCAGTGCGTAACCTCAGCCTTCCCGAGGGCACGCTGCTGCAGGCTGTCACCAACACTCAG GTCATCGATGGCTTCTTTGTGAAACGCACAGCAGATATTAAGGAGTCAGCAGCCTACCTGGCCCTGTTGACAAGGGGCCTGCAGAGACTCTACCAG GGCCACACCCTCCACAGTCGCCCCTGGGGAACCCCAGCGGACCCTGAATCGAGGGCTGGGTCCTCCCCAAACCCTCTCTGCTCGCTCCTCACCTTCAATGACTTCAACGCGGGAGCCATCAAGAACAAG GCCCAGTCTGTGCGGGAGGTGTTTGCCAGACAGCTGATGCAGGTGCACAGAGTGAGTGGGGAGAAGGCAGCAGCCCTGGTAGATCAGTACAGCACCCCTGCCAG
- the MUS81 gene encoding crossover junction endonuclease MUS81 isoform X1, with the protein MAAPVRLGRKRPLPVCANPLFVRWLTEWRDEAASRGRRTQFVFQKALRSLRRYPLPLHSGKEAKILQHFGDGLCRMLDRRLQQHKASGGDHAPCSPPGAKSPARERPAKVQDPYMPGPTQLKAGGSGKYWPARHSGARAVLLLLYREHLNPSSHGFLTKEELLQRCAQKAPRVAPGSARPWPALRSLLHRNLVLRTQQPVRYSLTPEGLELAQTLAESEGLSLLNVGSGPEEPPGEEPAVPGAASAELGASEGNIQQPPLELGPGEYRVLLCVDVGETKGAGPRSELLRELQRLHVTHTVRKLHVGDFVWVAQEISPRDPARPGELVLDHVVERKRLDDLCSSIIDGRFREQKFRLKRCGLGRRVYLVEEHGSVRNLSLPEGTLLQAVTNTQVIDGFFVKRTADIKESAAYLALLTRGLQRLYQGHTLHSRPWGTPADPESRAGSSPNPLCSLLTFNDFNAGAIKNKAQSVREVFARQLMQVHRVSGEKAAALVDQYSTPASLLAAYDACATPKEKEMLLSTIKCGPLQRNLGPALSRTLSQLYCSHGPLT; encoded by the exons ATGGCAGCGCCGGTCCGCCTGGGCCGGAAACGACCGCTGCCCGTTTGCGCCAACCCGCTCTTCGTACGCTGGCTGACCGAGTGGCGGGACGAGGCAGCCAGCAGAGGGCGCCGCACGCAATTCGTGTTTCAGAAG GCACTGCGATCCCTACGGCGGTACCCACTGCCCCTGCACAGCGGCAAGGAAGCTAAGATCCTACAGCACTTCGGAGACGGGCTCTGCCGGATGCTGGACCGGCGGCTGCAGCAGCACAAGGCATCAGGTG GTGACCACGCCCCATGTTCACCACCTGGAGCGAAGAGTCCAGCCCGGGAAAGGCCTGCCAAAGTCCAGGATCCTTACATGCCA GGTCCAACGCAGCTCAAAGCAGGAGGCTCTGGCAAGTATTGGCCAGCTCGGCACTCGGGAGCTAGAGCAGTACTGCTGCTGCTGTACCGGGAACACCTG AATCCTAGCAGCCACGGCTTCCTAACCAAGGAGGAGCTGCTGCAGAGGTGTGCCCAGAAGGCTCCAAGG GTGGCCCCTGGAAGTGCTCGGCCCTGGCCAGCCCTCCGCTCCCTCCTCCACAGGAACCTGGTCCTCAGGACGCAGCAGCCAGTTAG GTACTCACTGACCCCAGAGGGTCTGGAGCTGGCCCAGACGCTGGCTGAGTCGGAGGGCCTGAGCTTGTTGAACGTGGGCAGCGGGCCAGAGGAGCCCCCTGGGGAGGAGCCTGCGGTGCCAGGAGCGGCCTCAGCTGAGCT TGGCGCCAGCGAAGGGAACATCCAGCAGCCACCGCTGGAGCTGGGGCCTGGAGAGTACAGGGTGCTGTTGTGCGTGGACGTTGGCGAGACCAAGGG GGCGGGACCCAGGTCAGAGCTGCTCCGAGAGCTACAGCGGCTGCACGTGACCCACACGGTGCGCAAGCTGCACGTCGGGGACTTCGTGTGGGTGGCCCAAGAGATCAGTCCCAGGGACCCGG CACGACCTGGAGAACTAGTCCTGGACCACGTCGTGGAGCGAAAGCGGCTGGATGACCTGTGCAGCAGCATTATCGATGGCCGCTTCCGGGAGCAGAAG TTCCGGCTGAAGCGCTGCGGCCTGGGGCGTCGAGTATACCTGGTGGAGGAGCACGGCTCAGTGCGTAACCTCAGCCTTCCCGAGGGCACGCTGCTGCAGGCTGTCACCAACACTCAG GTCATCGATGGCTTCTTTGTGAAACGCACAGCAGATATTAAGGAGTCAGCAGCCTACCTGGCCCTGTTGACAAGGGGCCTGCAGAGACTCTACCAG GGCCACACCCTCCACAGTCGCCCCTGGGGAACCCCAGCGGACCCTGAATCGAGGGCTGGGTCCTCCCCAAACCCTCTCTGCTCGCTCCTCACCTTCAATGACTTCAACGCGGGAGCCATCAAGAACAAG GCCCAGTCTGTGCGGGAGGTGTTTGCCAGACAGCTGATGCAGGTGCACAGAGTGAGTGGGGAGAAGGCAGCAGCCCTGGTAGATCAGTACAGCACCCCTGCCAG
- the MUS81 gene encoding crossover junction endonuclease MUS81 isoform X4, producing the protein MAAPVRLGRKRPLPVCANPLFVRWLTEWRDEAASRGRRTQFVFQKALRSLRRYPLPLHSGKEAKILQHFGDGLCRMLDRRLQQHKASGDHAPCSPPGAKSPARERPAKVQDPYMPGPTQLKAGGSGKYWPARHSGARAVLLLLYREHLNPSSHGFLTKEELLQRCAQKAPRVAPGSARPWPALRSLLHRNLVLRTQQPVSGASEGNIQQPPLELGPGEYRVLLCVDVGETKGAGPRSELLRELQRLHVTHTVRKLHVGDFVWVAQEISPRDPARPGELVLDHVVERKRLDDLCSSIIDGRFREQKFRLKRCGLGRRVYLVEEHGSVRNLSLPEGTLLQAVTNTQVIDGFFVKRTADIKESAAYLALLTRGLQRLYQGHTLHSRPWGTPADPESRAGSSPNPLCSLLTFNDFNAGAIKNKAQSVREVFARQLMQVHRVSGEKAAALVDQYSTPASLLAAYDACATPKEKEMLLSTIKCGPLQRNLGPALSRTLSQLYCSHGPLT; encoded by the exons ATGGCAGCGCCGGTCCGCCTGGGCCGGAAACGACCGCTGCCCGTTTGCGCCAACCCGCTCTTCGTACGCTGGCTGACCGAGTGGCGGGACGAGGCAGCCAGCAGAGGGCGCCGCACGCAATTCGTGTTTCAGAAG GCACTGCGATCCCTACGGCGGTACCCACTGCCCCTGCACAGCGGCAAGGAAGCTAAGATCCTACAGCACTTCGGAGACGGGCTCTGCCGGATGCTGGACCGGCGGCTGCAGCAGCACAAGGCATCAG GTGACCACGCCCCATGTTCACCACCTGGAGCGAAGAGTCCAGCCCGGGAAAGGCCTGCCAAAGTCCAGGATCCTTACATGCCA GGTCCAACGCAGCTCAAAGCAGGAGGCTCTGGCAAGTATTGGCCAGCTCGGCACTCGGGAGCTAGAGCAGTACTGCTGCTGCTGTACCGGGAACACCTG AATCCTAGCAGCCACGGCTTCCTAACCAAGGAGGAGCTGCTGCAGAGGTGTGCCCAGAAGGCTCCAAGG GTGGCCCCTGGAAGTGCTCGGCCCTGGCCAGCCCTCCGCTCCCTCCTCCACAGGAACCTGGTCCTCAGGACGCAGCAGCCAGTTAG TGGCGCCAGCGAAGGGAACATCCAGCAGCCACCGCTGGAGCTGGGGCCTGGAGAGTACAGGGTGCTGTTGTGCGTGGACGTTGGCGAGACCAAGGG GGCGGGACCCAGGTCAGAGCTGCTCCGAGAGCTACAGCGGCTGCACGTGACCCACACGGTGCGCAAGCTGCACGTCGGGGACTTCGTGTGGGTGGCCCAAGAGATCAGTCCCAGGGACCCGG CACGACCTGGAGAACTAGTCCTGGACCACGTCGTGGAGCGAAAGCGGCTGGATGACCTGTGCAGCAGCATTATCGATGGCCGCTTCCGGGAGCAGAAG TTCCGGCTGAAGCGCTGCGGCCTGGGGCGTCGAGTATACCTGGTGGAGGAGCACGGCTCAGTGCGTAACCTCAGCCTTCCCGAGGGCACGCTGCTGCAGGCTGTCACCAACACTCAG GTCATCGATGGCTTCTTTGTGAAACGCACAGCAGATATTAAGGAGTCAGCAGCCTACCTGGCCCTGTTGACAAGGGGCCTGCAGAGACTCTACCAG GGCCACACCCTCCACAGTCGCCCCTGGGGAACCCCAGCGGACCCTGAATCGAGGGCTGGGTCCTCCCCAAACCCTCTCTGCTCGCTCCTCACCTTCAATGACTTCAACGCGGGAGCCATCAAGAACAAG GCCCAGTCTGTGCGGGAGGTGTTTGCCAGACAGCTGATGCAGGTGCACAGAGTGAGTGGGGAGAAGGCAGCAGCCCTGGTAGATCAGTACAGCACCCCTGCCAG